One Scomber scombrus chromosome 1, fScoSco1.1, whole genome shotgun sequence DNA segment encodes these proteins:
- the LOC133982438 gene encoding excitatory amino acid transporter 3-like — MSNPGLYAVGMILVIIVKPGVAYSADNSDSDEEEKFSTVDALLDLVRNMVPENLVQACFQQYKTDRFEHELHTFEPNTSVEMNITEVELVAHYVEGVNTLGLIVCSFVFGLTLKTMGERGKMLVELLSILNEATKYVVDLILCYLPVGVMFMIASHVVEVHDWETTYKLGKFMAVVIIGLLIHAVIVLPSIYLLWVRRNPWEVIKGVSPALLTAMLISSSSATLPLTLQCCEERNNIDHRISRFMLPIGTNVNMDGTALYEVVAAVFIAQLTNINLDLSQLITLGVTAAVSSIGAAGIPATGAVTTLFVLTAIGIPAKEASILVVVEWLLDRCNTVVNVLGDCMGVALVDQLSKRELEQLEENAQGRTSDSNDDDSFKTTRDTAL; from the exons atgtccAACCCTGGATTATATGCTGTAGGAATGATACTGGTAATAATCGTCAAGCCAGGGGTCGCTTATAGTGCAGATAACAGTGACTCAGATGAGGAAGAGAAGTTCTCCACTGTGGATGCCTTGTTGGATCTAGTACG TAACATGGTGCCGGAGAATCTGGTTCAGGCTTGCTTCCAACAG TACAAGACTGACAGGTTTGAGCATGAACTTCACACATTTGAGCCGAATACTAGTGTGGAAATG AATATCACTGAAGTGGAACTAGTGGCGCACTATGTTGAAGGAGTCAACACACTGGGCCTCATCGTGTGTTCTTTCGTTTTTGGACTGACCCTCAAGAcaatgggagagagaggaaaaatgcTTGTAGAACTTCTTAGCATCCTCAACGAGGCCACAAAATATGTGGTTGACTTGATCCTTTG CTACTTGCCTGTGGGAGTGATGTTCATGATTGCAAGCCATGTTGTTGAGGTTCATGACTGGGAAACTACTTACAAGCTCGGAAAGTTCATGGCAGTGGTTATTATTGG GCTCTTAATTCATGCAGTAATTGTTCTGCCATCAATCTATCTTCTGTGGGTGAGACGTAACCCCTGGGAAGTCATCAAGGGGGTTTCTCCTGCTTTACTGACTGCAATGCTCATCTCATCCAG CTCTGCCACGCTGCCGCTCACTCTCCAATGTTGTGAGGAGAGAAATAACATTGACCACAGAATTTCCCGCTTCATGCTGCCCATTGGGACAAATGTGAACATGGACGGTACAGCCCTTTATGAAGTGGTTGCAGCTGTTTTCATTGCACAACTCACCAACATCAATCTGGATTTGAGTCAGTTAATCACCCTAGG GGTGACAGCAGCAGTTTCCAGCATTGGAGCCGCAGGGATCCCAGCTACAGGGGCTGTCACTACTCTCTTCGTTTTGACTGCAATTGGTATACCTGCGAAAGAAGCGTCCATCTTGGTGGTGGTGGAATGGCTCCT AGATCGCTGCAACACTGTTGTCAATGTCCTCGGAGACTGCATGGGTGTGGCGCTCGTTGACCAACTGTCCAAAAGAGAACTGGAACAATTGGAGGAAAATGCACAGGGCAG GACGTCTGACAGTAATGATGATGACTCTTTCAAGACTACCCGTGATACTGCACTATAA
- the LOC133988167 gene encoding excitatory amino acid transporter 3-like, which yields MDDSSEDESLIDIRQCCNNRQKCWKYIVENIFVVSSLAAVVLGIAFGLIAKTYFHITDIEQLYIGFPGEILMRMLQMVMAPLIVTSVITGELQGFFSLY from the exons ATGGATGATTCTTCGGAAGATGAGTCTTTAATCGACATCAGACAATGTTGCAACAACAGGCAGAAATGCTGGAAATACATTGTCGAGAACATATTTGTGGTTTCCAGTCTGGCTGCTGTCGTCCTGG GGATCGCTTTCGGCTTGATTGCCAAGACTTACTTCCATATTACAGACATCGAACAACTCTACATTGGCTTTCCAGGAGAAATCCTCATGCGGATGCTTCAGATGGTTATGGCTCCTCTCATTGTGACTAGTGTGATAACAGGTGAGCTACAGGGGTTTTTCTCCCTATATTAA